A window of Chiloscyllium punctatum isolate Juve2018m chromosome 37, sChiPun1.3, whole genome shotgun sequence contains these coding sequences:
- the LOC140462977 gene encoding CCAAT/enhancer-binding protein beta-like has product MQSLTSWDSRCDSPCFQTAPTYINLMEVANFYEPDCSLNKLHRDRSMTDLGIGDNESAIDFSAYIDPASASAAGGNFELGGGGGDLLTDIMLSDEYKKKSLPDYNAYLSMMRSSSAGARHQGNILSCTPQFLETRLEPVFEQSPDGKGVKQESREEEAAAAAAAAGGGGMSVQAAVAAAAAAAASSPSYVRPLLQYQCVASGSNSNLSTSSLSSSATPPATPNSAGDSARATASKNNKSKKLVDKHSDEYRLRRERNNIAVRKSRDKAKLRNVETQHKVLELTAENERLQKRVEQLSRELATLRNLFKQLPEHTLLSASSNC; this is encoded by the coding sequence ATGCAAAGTCTGACCAGCTGGGACTCGCGTTGCGACTCGCCATGTTTCCAGACGGCTCCGACCTACATTAATTTGATGGAAGTGGCCAACTTCTACGAGCCGGACTGTTCCCTGAACAAGTTGCACCGCGACCGTTCAATGACAGACCTGGGCATCGGTGACAACGAGAGTGCCATCGACTTCAGCGCGTACATCGACCCGGCCAGCGCCTCGGCAGCAGGGGGCAACTTTGAGCTCGGCGGCGGCGGGGGGGACCTGCTGACGGATATTATGCTCTCGGACGAGTACAAGAAGAAGTCGCTGCCCGACTACAACGCCTACTTGTCGATGATGCGCAGCTCCTCGGCCGGCGCCAGGCACCAGGGCAACATCCTGAGCTGCACCCCGCAGTTCCTGGAGACTCGGCTGGAGCCGGTGTTCGAGCAGAGCCCGGACGGGAAAGGGGTGAAGCAGGAGAGCCGGGAGGaagaggctgctgctgctgctgctgctgctggcgGAGGAGGGATGTCAGTGCAGgcagcagtagcagcagcagcggcCGCAGCCGCCTCCTCTCCCTCCTACGTGAGGCCGCTGCTGCAGTACCAGTGCGTGGCCAGCGGCAGCAACAGCAACCTGTCCACCTCGTCCCTGTCCTCGTCCGCCACCCCGCCGGCCACCCCCAACTCTGCCGGCGACTCCGCGCGGGCCACAGCCTCCAAGAACAACAAGAGCAAGAAGCTGGTGGACAAGCACAGCGATGAGTACCGCctgaggagggagaggaacaacATCGCGGTGCGCAAGAGCAGGGACAAGGCCAAGCTCAGGAATGTAGAGACTCAACACAAAGTGCTGGAACTGACCGCCGAGAACGAGCGGCTCCAGAAGCGAGTGGAGCAGCTCAGCCGGGAGCTGGCAACTCTGAGAAACTTGTTCAAACAGCTACCAGAGCACACCCTGCTCAGTGCGTCCAGCAACTGCTGA